The following coding sequences are from one Arcobacter sp. CECT 8986 window:
- a CDS encoding ABC transporter substrate-binding protein — MHLLKISILMFFVVINSLFAQPTKKVSIQLNWKYQFEFAGYIAAVEKGFYKDAGFDVELKEYKNGVDIERDVKNGISTFGIYDTSIIDNYDKSKPIILLANYLKVSPLVFITKRDIFSPEELKNKTISISTFELKNSSLKRLLDKFDIKKEDIKIKPFGSIEEFMSGKVDAMSAFITNEPFILQKNRIEYNVINPSNFEVTTLGESLFSSLAYLKNNTRTIKSFIEATNKGWRYALENKDEMIDIIYNKYSKRKSKEALKYEANKIESIMLLDSYKIGEIRQDILSTQLEEAKKAGKISKNIQLNQLVYSLSKYSKNYDFSKDEITYLEKKDRIIMCIDPDRMPFEELKNGKYSGIISDFMKFFEKELNIPLTIYKTKSFKDSLEAIKQRKCDILSQVISTENRKKYIDFTKPYLNFPLAIATKNSTRYINGLEDVLDDKKIAVGKDYAFSKYLIKKYPNKKFVLVDSVEDGLDKVLHDEVYGFIDSITTLGYKLQSSYFSELKIAGKLDEKFDLSIGVRDDDFLLYSIFDKLVQKLEMSTKHEIMKKWISVNYDNRIDYKFFWKVFIVFIIILFIITYRYKEVLDNKKKIQEEREKLEEKNAELKKTQGALKESILTFEVLLDSIMEAVLIFKEHDCIDINKVGYKLLGYDNKEEVIGKNLYHHVHEDFVVTLKESLNKNLDFYEIELVKKDGSRFPALVKDRYIYINNEKVKLFTIVDLTELKNKERLLFKQSKLASMGEMIGNIAHQWRQPLSLISTISTGLKLKIETNLDDKKESIEFLDKLNSTAQHLSSTIDDFRNFFAADKRKEKFLVQSMVEQNLVLLESIFKTNFINVVLKIDENLEINTYKNELTQALLNILNNANDAFKEKNIVENKYIFIEAFKQRNNAIIIIKDNAGGIPENIIENIFEPYFTTKHKSDGTGIGLYMTYQIINEHIYGKIEAYNSKYSYENKMHKGAVFKISIPLD, encoded by the coding sequence TTGCACTTATTAAAGATAAGTATTTTAATGTTTTTTGTTGTTATAAACTCTTTATTTGCACAACCTACTAAAAAAGTATCTATTCAACTTAATTGGAAATATCAGTTTGAATTTGCAGGATATATTGCTGCAGTTGAAAAAGGTTTTTACAAGGATGCTGGATTTGATGTTGAGTTAAAAGAGTATAAAAATGGTGTTGACATTGAACGTGATGTTAAAAATGGCATCTCAACATTTGGAATTTATGATACTTCAATAATAGATAATTATGATAAAAGTAAACCTATTATTCTTTTAGCTAATTATTTAAAAGTCTCTCCTTTAGTATTTATTACAAAAAGAGATATTTTCTCTCCTGAAGAATTAAAAAACAAAACTATAAGTATTAGTACTTTTGAATTAAAAAACTCCTCTTTAAAAAGATTACTTGATAAATTTGATATAAAAAAAGAAGATATAAAAATCAAACCTTTTGGCTCTATTGAAGAGTTTATGTCAGGAAAAGTTGATGCAATGAGTGCTTTTATAACAAATGAGCCTTTTATTCTTCAAAAAAATAGAATTGAATACAACGTAATAAATCCTTCAAATTTTGAAGTTACGACTTTAGGTGAAAGCCTATTTTCTTCATTGGCTTACTTGAAAAATAATACTAGAACTATCAAAAGTTTTATAGAAGCAACTAACAAAGGTTGGAGATACGCTTTAGAAAATAAAGATGAAATGATAGATATTATTTATAATAAATATTCTAAACGAAAAAGTAAAGAAGCTTTAAAATATGAAGCAAATAAAATAGAAAGTATTATGCTCTTAGATTCATATAAAATCGGAGAAATTAGACAAGATATTTTATCTACTCAATTAGAAGAAGCAAAAAAAGCTGGAAAAATAAGCAAGAATATTCAATTAAATCAACTAGTATATTCATTAAGTAAATACTCTAAAAATTATGATTTTTCAAAAGATGAGATAACATACTTAGAGAAAAAAGATAGAATTATTATGTGTATTGACCCAGATAGAATGCCTTTTGAAGAGTTAAAAAATGGCAAATATTCTGGAATTATAAGTGATTTTATGAAATTCTTTGAAAAAGAACTTAATATTCCTTTGACTATATACAAAACAAAATCTTTTAAAGATAGTTTAGAAGCTATAAAACAAAGAAAATGTGATATTTTATCTCAAGTTATAAGTACAGAAAATAGAAAGAAATATATTGATTTTACAAAACCTTATTTGAACTTTCCTTTGGCAATTGCTACAAAAAATAGTACAAGATATATAAATGGTCTTGAAGATGTTTTAGATGATAAAAAAATAGCAGTAGGAAAAGATTATGCTTTTAGTAAATATCTAATTAAAAAATACCCAAATAAGAAATTTGTTTTAGTTGATTCAGTTGAAGATGGACTTGATAAAGTTCTTCACGATGAAGTATATGGATTTATTGATAGTATTACAACTTTAGGTTATAAGCTTCAAAGTAGTTATTTTTCTGAGTTGAAAATAGCTGGAAAACTTGATGAAAAATTTGATTTAAGTATTGGTGTTAGGGATGATGATTTTCTTTTATACTCAATTTTTGATAAGTTAGTTCAAAAGTTAGAGATGTCTACAAAACATGAAATAATGAAAAAATGGATAAGTGTAAATTATGACAATAGAATCGATTATAAATTCTTTTGGAAAGTTTTTATTGTTTTTATAATTATTCTATTTATTATTACTTATAGATATAAAGAGGTTTTAGATAATAAAAAGAAAATACAAGAAGAAAGAGAAAAACTAGAAGAAAAAAATGCAGAATTAAAAAAGACACAAGGTGCTTTAAAAGAGTCAATTTTAACATTTGAAGTTTTACTTGATTCTATTATGGAAGCTGTTTTAATATTTAAAGAGCATGATTGTATTGATATTAATAAAGTTGGATATAAACTATTAGGTTATGATAATAAAGAAGAAGTAATTGGAAAAAATTTATATCATCATGTGCATGAAGACTTTGTAGTAACACTAAAAGAATCATTAAATAAAAATTTGGATTTTTATGAAATAGAGTTAGTAAAAAAAGATGGTTCACGATTTCCTGCGTTAGTAAAAGATAGATATATTTATATCAATAATGAAAAAGTTAAGCTATTTACTATTGTTGATTTAACAGAGCTAAAAAATAAAGAAAGACTACTTTTCAAACAATCAAAACTTGCCTCTATGGGAGAAATGATTGGAAATATTGCCCATCAATGGAGACAACCTTTAAGTCTTATTTCAACTATTTCAACTGGATTAAAACTTAAAATTGAAACAAATTTAGATGATAAAAAAGAATCAATTGAGTTTTTAGATAAGTTAAATTCAACAGCTCAACATCTCTCTTCAACAATTGATGATTTTAGAAATTTCTTTGCAGCTGATAAAAGAAAAGAGAAGTTTTTAGTTCAATCAATGGTCGAACAAAATCTAGTATTATTAGAAAGTATTTTTAAAACAAATTTTATTAATGTAGTATTAAAAATTGATGAAAATTTAGAGATAAATACTTATAAAAATGAGTTAACACAAGCACTATTAAATATATTAAATAATGCAAATGATGCATTTAAAGAGAAGAATATAGTAGAGAACAAATATATATTTATAGAGGCTTTTAAACAAAGAAATAATGCAATAATAATTATCAAAGATAATGCAGGTGGAATACCTGAAAATATTATTGAAAATATATTTGAACCATATTTTACAACAAAACATAAAAGTGATGGAACTGGAATTGGACTTTATATGACTTATCAAATTATAAATGAGCATATTTATGGGAAAATTGAAGCATATAATAGTAAATATAGTTATGAAAATAAAATGCACAAAGGTGCAGTTTTTAAAATATCTATTCCATTAGATTAA
- a CDS encoding mechanosensitive ion channel family protein yields the protein MDGSVQTVSELIGMYALNIALAIVIFVIGKWLASKLTDLSIKILTKTKRVDETLLGFFKNIIYYILMVIVALTALKQLGVDTTSFFAILGAAGLAIGLALKDSLGNFASGVMIIMFRPFKVGDFVTAAGVSGTVEEISIFNTVLKTPDNQKLIVPNGSITQSTITNVNANPTRRVDLVIGIGYDDDIKKAKEILENTLKSNELILLDKGITVAVSELGDSSVNFIVRGWVNTPDYWTVKFDLIETIKTTFDNEGISIPFPQRDVHVYKHKN from the coding sequence ATGGATGGGAGTGTTCAAACTGTATCAGAGTTAATTGGAATGTATGCTTTAAATATTGCATTGGCTATTGTTATTTTTGTAATTGGAAAATGGTTAGCTTCAAAATTAACTGACCTTAGTATAAAAATATTAACAAAAACAAAAAGAGTAGATGAAACACTTTTAGGTTTCTTTAAAAATATAATTTATTATATTTTGATGGTAATAGTTGCTCTAACTGCTTTAAAGCAATTAGGTGTAGATACTACTTCATTTTTCGCAATATTAGGTGCTGCTGGTTTAGCTATTGGTTTAGCATTAAAAGACTCTCTTGGTAATTTTGCTTCTGGAGTTATGATAATAATGTTTAGACCTTTTAAAGTTGGAGATTTTGTAACTGCTGCTGGAGTTAGTGGTACAGTTGAAGAAATTTCAATTTTTAATACGGTTTTAAAAACACCAGATAATCAAAAACTAATAGTTCCAAATGGCTCTATAACTCAAAGTACAATTACAAATGTAAATGCAAATCCTACAAGAAGAGTTGATTTAGTAATTGGTATTGGATATGATGATGATATCAAAAAAGCAAAAGAGATTTTAGAAAATACATTAAAATCAAATGAACTTATTTTACTTGATAAAGGAATCACTGTTGCAGTTTCTGAACTTGGTGATTCATCAGTTAATTTTATCGTAAGAGGTTGGGTAAATACACCTGATTATTGGACTGTAAAATTTGATTTAATTGAAACTATAAAAACTACTTTTGATAATGAAGGAATTTCAATTCCTTTCCCTCAAAGAGATGTTCACGTATACAAACATAAAAACTAA
- a CDS encoding 1-aminocyclopropane-1-carboxylate deaminase/D-cysteine desulfhydrase, which yields MKFTNSPMQEVTFNNRKIFVKRDDLLDKDFSGNKARKFYYFYKNDFKNVKKLISYGSAQANSLYSMSVLAKLRNWDFDFYIKHISSYLKENPQGNYEASLKNGANLIEKNEEDLNEYISSNCLQKDILYIQEGGRVLEASYGIKILATEIKNWQIENNINDMVVCLPSGTGTTSLFLQKYLDCEVITCSCVGKDEYLKKQFFMLEKDEKNHPIILKSPKNYHFGKLYLEFYEMYKNLKEETKIEFDLLYDPLGFITLLNSNYFKSSKTIVYIHQGGILGNQSMIERYKRKFDFKK from the coding sequence ATGAAATTTACAAATTCACCAATGCAAGAAGTAACATTTAATAATAGAAAAATCTTTGTAAAAAGAGATGATTTACTAGATAAAGATTTCTCAGGAAATAAAGCAAGAAAGTTTTACTATTTTTATAAAAATGATTTTAAAAATGTAAAAAAACTAATTTCTTATGGCTCTGCACAAGCTAACTCACTATACTCAATGTCTGTTTTAGCAAAGCTTAGAAACTGGGATTTTGATTTTTATATAAAGCATATTTCAAGTTATCTAAAAGAAAATCCCCAAGGCAATTATGAAGCATCATTAAAAAACGGTGCAAATCTAATAGAAAAAAATGAAGAAGACTTAAATGAGTATATATCATCTAATTGTTTGCAAAAAGATATATTATATATACAAGAAGGTGGTAGAGTTTTAGAAGCAAGTTATGGTATAAAAATACTTGCAACTGAGATTAAAAATTGGCAAATTGAAAATAACATAAATGATATGGTTGTTTGTTTGCCAAGTGGTACAGGAACAACTTCTTTATTTTTACAAAAATATTTGGATTGTGAAGTAATAACTTGTTCTTGTGTTGGAAAAGATGAGTATTTAAAAAAACAATTTTTTATGTTGGAAAAAGATGAAAAAAATCATCCAATAATTTTAAAAAGTCCAAAAAATTACCATTTTGGGAAGCTATACTTAGAGTTCTATGAAATGTATAAAAACTTAAAAGAAGAGACTAAAATTGAGTTTGATTTATTATATGACCCTTTAGGTTTTATTACACTTTTGAACTCTAATTATTTTAAAAGTAGTAAGACAATAGTATATATACATCAAGGTGGAATTTTGGGAAATCAATCAATGATTGAGCGATATAAAAGAAAGTTTGATTTTAAAAAATAA
- a CDS encoding shikimate kinase has translation MNKGNIILVGFMGVGKGTIARQLIKQSSLFAIDTDDLIESMENRKIKKIFEQDGEAYFRDLEKRCALWLEKNVSNTLISTGGGFFKQENLNKIGKVIYLQSSFEGILNRINNSEDAQKKLKKRPLLKNLEEAKKLYDIRVNDYKKVADIIVNVENRDTIDIAKEILEKI, from the coding sequence TTGAATAAGGGTAATATTATACTTGTAGGTTTTATGGGAGTAGGGAAAGGTACTATTGCACGACAGTTGATAAAACAATCTTCATTGTTTGCAATTGATACAGATGATTTAATCGAAAGTATGGAAAACAGAAAAATAAAAAAAATTTTTGAACAAGATGGTGAAGCATATTTTAGAGACTTAGAAAAAAGATGTGCACTATGGCTTGAAAAGAATGTTTCAAATACTTTAATCTCTACTGGTGGTGGATTTTTTAAACAAGAAAATTTGAATAAAATAGGAAAAGTAATCTATTTACAATCAAGCTTTGAAGGGATTTTAAATAGAATTAATAATTCAGAAGATGCTCAAAAAAAACTTAAAAAGAGACCTCTACTAAAAAATTTAGAAGAAGCAAAAAAACTTTATGATATTAGAGTAAATGACTATAAAAAAGTTGCAGATATAATAGTAAATGTAGAAAACAGAGATACTATTGACATTGCAAAAGAAATATTAGAAAAAATTTAG
- the hemA gene encoding glutamyl-tRNA reductase, with protein sequence MSYLVISFSHKNTDIQTREKLAFSCEEDKDRFLKQITLEKAIKEAIVLSTCNRVEIIISTTSISYATEIILERLASYSAIEFEDLMQRADVYDDDGAIHHLFSVASALDSLVIGETQIVGQLKDSFRFSLGKGYCHQNLPRALHYAFKCAAAVRTATTLGTGSVSVASTAVLKAKEEIGNKEGVKALVIGAGEMSELTVKHLISKGFKVVLTSRDIKKATILAQTFEENVEVEDYSNLKRLLNEIPVMITATSAPYPIITQNMVEECDFERYWFDIAVPRDIDDIESPNLKIFTVDDLQFIVNANMELKAKQAKTAFGIVGKMSNEFFDWLKTLEVEPVLKHLYLRGEEVIDKKVNNAIKKGFINREDEENIRKLCQTVLKEYLHQPSKKIKHLSKNMECDIVLGAVQSMFELKNDSNMLNKYQCDHALTINERG encoded by the coding sequence ATGAGCTATTTAGTAATAAGTTTTTCACATAAAAATACTGATATTCAGACAAGGGAAAAACTTGCTTTTTCATGTGAAGAAGATAAAGATAGATTCTTAAAACAAATAACACTAGAAAAAGCAATCAAAGAAGCGATTGTTCTTTCTACATGTAATAGAGTTGAGATTATTATCTCGACAACTAGCATTTCATATGCAACAGAGATTATTCTTGAAAGGTTAGCTTCATATTCAGCAATTGAGTTTGAAGATTTAATGCAAAGAGCAGATGTATATGATGATGATGGAGCAATTCATCATCTTTTCTCTGTTGCTTCAGCACTTGATTCTTTAGTTATTGGAGAGACTCAAATTGTTGGACAGTTAAAAGACTCATTTAGATTCTCATTAGGAAAAGGTTACTGTCATCAAAACCTACCAAGAGCTTTACACTATGCTTTTAAATGTGCAGCAGCAGTAAGAACTGCAACAACTTTAGGAACAGGTTCTGTTTCAGTTGCAAGTACTGCTGTATTAAAAGCAAAAGAAGAAATAGGTAATAAAGAGGGTGTAAAAGCATTAGTAATTGGTGCAGGAGAGATGAGTGAACTTACAGTTAAGCATCTTATTTCTAAAGGATTTAAAGTAGTTTTAACAAGTAGAGATATTAAAAAAGCTACTATTCTTGCGCAAACTTTTGAAGAGAATGTAGAAGTAGAAGATTATTCAAATTTAAAACGATTATTAAATGAAATACCAGTTATGATAACTGCAACTTCAGCTCCTTATCCAATTATTACTCAAAATATGGTGGAAGAGTGTGATTTTGAAAGATACTGGTTTGATATAGCAGTTCCAAGAGATATAGATGATATAGAATCACCAAATCTAAAAATATTTACTGTTGATGATTTACAATTTATAGTAAATGCAAATATGGAATTAAAAGCAAAACAAGCAAAAACTGCATTTGGTATTGTTGGTAAAATGTCAAATGAATTTTTTGATTGGTTAAAAACTTTAGAAGTAGAACCAGTACTTAAACATCTTTATTTAAGAGGTGAAGAAGTAATTGATAAAAAAGTAAATAATGCAATAAAAAAAGGTTTTATAAATAGAGAAGATGAAGAGAATATTAGAAAATTATGTCAAACAGTATTAAAAGAGTACCTTCATCAACCATCTAAAAAAATTAAACATTTATCAAAAAATATGGAATGCGATATTGTATTAGGAGCAGTTCAATCAATGTTTGAACTAAAAAATGATTCTAATATGTTAAATAAATATCAATGTGATCATGCATTGACTATAAATGAAAGAGGATAA
- the hisD gene encoding histidinol dehydrogenase gives MKIISTQEDNFKEEFDSILARAKTDIKGVSAIVTDIIGEIVEEKNEALKRHIAKFDKWEVKSDDELLISKDDMKAAYENINCDLKKALHTAYDRIKAYHEKQLPKSWIDFEKNGTVLGQKVSAVDKAGLYIPGGKAAYPSSLLMNAIPAIVAGVEEIVVCTPTPNNEVNELLLAACHICNISKAFKVGGASAIAAMAYGTETIPKVDVITGPGNIFVATAKKLVFGEVNIDMIAGPSEIGILSDSSAKPKYLAIDLLSQAEHDEMASSIMITIDEEIATQTSIEVDNYLKTLSRREIASKSINDRGAIIIAKDMDEACNLMNEIAPEHLEVMTANPFELLSKIKHAGAIFLGENTPEPIGDYIAGPNHTLPTGSTAKFYSPLNVENFMKKSSIINFSSQAIDELGEACAILADTEGLTAHAKSVRVRLNKEK, from the coding sequence ATGAAGATTATTAGTACACAAGAGGATAATTTTAAAGAAGAGTTTGATTCAATCTTAGCAAGAGCAAAGACGGATATAAAAGGTGTTTCAGCAATTGTTACTGATATTATCGGTGAAATTGTAGAAGAGAAAAATGAAGCTTTAAAAAGACATATTGCAAAGTTTGATAAATGGGAAGTAAAAAGTGATGATGAACTTTTAATTTCAAAAGATGATATGAAAGCAGCATATGAAAATATAAATTGTGATTTAAAAAAAGCTCTTCATACAGCATACGATAGAATTAAAGCTTATCATGAAAAACAACTTCCAAAATCATGGATAGATTTCGAAAAAAATGGAACTGTTTTAGGTCAAAAAGTAAGTGCTGTTGATAAAGCAGGTTTATATATTCCTGGTGGAAAAGCTGCATATCCAAGTAGTTTACTTATGAATGCAATTCCAGCAATTGTTGCAGGTGTTGAAGAGATTGTTGTATGTACTCCAACTCCAAATAATGAAGTAAATGAATTACTTCTTGCTGCATGTCATATTTGTAATATCTCTAAAGCATTTAAAGTAGGTGGAGCTAGTGCAATTGCGGCGATGGCTTATGGAACTGAAACTATTCCAAAAGTTGATGTAATTACAGGGCCTGGAAATATCTTTGTTGCAACAGCAAAAAAACTTGTATTTGGTGAAGTAAATATAGATATGATTGCAGGTCCAAGTGAAATTGGAATTTTAAGTGATAGCAGCGCAAAACCAAAATATTTAGCAATAGATTTACTTTCTCAAGCTGAGCATGATGAAATGGCTAGTTCTATTATGATTACTATTGATGAAGAGATTGCAACTCAAACATCAATTGAAGTAGATAACTACTTAAAAACTCTTAGTAGAAGAGAAATTGCTTCAAAATCTATAAATGATAGAGGAGCTATTATTATTGCTAAAGACATGGATGAAGCTTGTAATCTTATGAATGAAATTGCTCCAGAACACTTAGAAGTAATGACAGCAAATCCTTTTGAGTTACTTTCAAAAATTAAACATGCAGGTGCGATTTTCTTAGGTGAAAATACTCCTGAGCCAATTGGTGATTATATTGCAGGACCAAATCATACTTTACCAACTGGAAGTACAGCTAAATTTTATAGTCCATTAAATGTAGAGAATTTTATGAAAAAATCATCTATTATTAATTTTTCTTCACAAGCAATTGATGAATTAGGTGAAGCTTGTGCAATATTAGCAGATACAGAAGGTTTAACAGCTCATGCAAAATCTGTAAGAGTTAGGTTAAATAAGGAAAAATAA
- a CDS encoding polyprenyl synthetase family protein produces the protein MIELEKVKEQIKKFIIECNDEKCIELLEKLATGKMLRSKLILKIAGVNEQSIKLCAIVEMIHASSLLHDDVIDEADTRRGKPSVNALYDNKTSIMFGDVLYSKAFTELTQMPKEIAYTISNAVTLLSIGEMLDVDLTKDFNTSYDKYFDMIYKKTASLIEAAAKAAALLVNKDADKFALYGKNLGLAFQMIDDILDITQDSKTLGKPAMLDFVEGKVTIPYLLLFERTEHKDKLKALYKKELSQEESAWIKQEMINTKALEDSIKQSQQLGHEAIKAVEHENDDSLVQIMTAMIEREF, from the coding sequence TTGATAGAGTTAGAAAAAGTAAAAGAACAAATAAAAAAATTTATTATAGAATGTAATGATGAAAAATGTATTGAATTATTAGAAAAACTTGCAACAGGAAAAATGTTAAGAAGTAAGTTGATTCTTAAAATTGCAGGAGTAAATGAGCAATCAATAAAACTTTGTGCAATTGTTGAGATGATTCATGCATCTTCACTATTACATGATGATGTAATTGATGAAGCAGATACTAGAAGAGGAAAACCTTCAGTAAATGCACTTTATGACAATAAAACATCAATTATGTTTGGAGATGTATTATATTCTAAAGCATTTACAGAACTAACACAAATGCCAAAAGAGATTGCATATACAATCTCAAATGCTGTAACACTTTTAAGTATTGGTGAGATGCTTGATGTGGATTTAACAAAAGATTTTAATACATCATATGATAAATATTTTGATATGATTTATAAAAAAACTGCTTCACTGATTGAAGCTGCTGCTAAAGCTGCTGCACTTTTAGTAAATAAAGATGCAGATAAATTTGCACTTTATGGTAAAAATTTAGGTTTAGCATTTCAAATGATTGATGATATTTTAGATATTACTCAAGATTCAAAAACACTTGGTAAACCAGCAATGTTAGATTTTGTTGAAGGAAAAGTTACAATTCCTTATTTATTACTATTTGAAAGAACAGAACATAAAGATAAATTAAAAGCATTATACAAAAAAGAGTTATCACAAGAAGAGAGTGCTTGGATAAAACAAGAGATGATAAATACAAAAGCTTTAGAAGATAGTATAAAACAATCTCAGCAATTAGGACATGAAGCTATAAAAGCAGTAGAACATGAAAATGATGATTCTTTAGTTCAAATAATGACAGCAATGATTGAAAGAGAGTTTTAA
- a CDS encoding DUF2018 family protein has protein sequence MPNYEALFEDEDDIFSGTPKSKFFDAIRNANTQIVDDELDKIIEKYAIMELLLSEDKSSDFDINRVLEQYLFENSQKVEEMKKSLYIEFTGEVIQRLDS, from the coding sequence ATGCCTAATTATGAAGCACTATTTGAAGATGAAGATGATATTTTTAGTGGAACACCTAAATCTAAATTTTTTGATGCAATAAGAAATGCAAATACACAAATAGTAGATGATGAATTAGATAAAATAATTGAAAAATATGCAATTATGGAACTACTTTTAAGTGAAGATAAAAGTAGTGATTTTGATATAAATAGAGTTTTAGAACAATATTTATTTGAGAATAGTCAAAAAGTTGAAGAAATGAAAAAGAGTTTATATATTGAATTTACTGGTGAAGTAATTCAAAGATTAGATTCGTAA
- a CDS encoding proline--tRNA ligase, whose translation MKFSNMFIPTTKEAPKDATLASHQFLVRGGFVNQVGAGIYNFMPLGKIVLEKIRAIVKEEMDNAGANEVQMGFVTPTSLWEESGRANTMGPELLKFKDRKNTSFVLSPTNEEALVDMVNNRITSYKDLPVNLYQINTKFRDEARPRFGLMRGREFLMKDAYSFHATTEDLVREFNLMEKTYKRVYERLGLEFRIVEADSGAIGGSGSKEFMILANSGEDTIAVCDSCDYGANVEAATRKPNKKEALETKEIQKVHTPNCKTIEEVSNFLNIDAYYSIKAVIKKAMYENSSEVVVFFVRGTDELEETKACNAVEALELLDATPEDLQSANLVGGYCGVIDLPKDIKVVVDNELKDDNNVVCGANEEEYHLTGVDLTSLDLTFKDLILVQEGDSCPHCDGKLSYTKGIEAGHIFQLGTKYSSAMNATFLDGNGKSQPFIMGCYGIGVSRLVAAVIEQNHDEKGCIWTKPTAPFMVDIIVSNAKKEDELEVGEKIYNSLKENQIETILDDRKNARFGFKMGDFELIGFPYAVVIGKKLKEGMVEIVNRKTLEKIDVSIDEVVPKLIELIK comes from the coding sequence ATGAAATTTTCAAATATGTTTATACCAACTACTAAAGAAGCACCAAAAGATGCGACTTTAGCATCTCACCAATTTCTAGTTAGAGGTGGATTTGTAAATCAAGTTGGAGCAGGTATTTATAACTTTATGCCATTAGGTAAAATTGTATTAGAAAAAATTAGAGCAATAGTAAAAGAAGAGATGGATAATGCTGGTGCAAATGAAGTACAAATGGGATTTGTAACTCCAACTTCTTTATGGGAAGAATCAGGTAGAGCAAATACTATGGGACCTGAACTTCTTAAATTTAAAGATAGAAAAAATACTAGCTTTGTATTATCTCCTACAAATGAAGAAGCTTTAGTTGATATGGTAAATAATAGAATCACTTCTTATAAGGATTTACCAGTTAATCTTTATCAAATAAATACAAAATTTAGAGATGAAGCTAGACCTAGGTTTGGACTTATGAGAGGTAGAGAGTTTCTTATGAAAGATGCTTACTCTTTTCATGCAACAACTGAAGATTTAGTAAGAGAATTTAATCTTATGGAAAAAACTTATAAAAGAGTTTATGAAAGATTAGGATTGGAGTTTAGAATTGTTGAAGCAGATAGTGGAGCAATAGGTGGAAGTGGCTCAAAAGAGTTTATGATTTTAGCAAACTCAGGTGAAGATACAATTGCAGTATGTGATAGTTGTGATTATGGTGCTAATGTTGAAGCAGCAACAAGAAAACCAAATAAAAAAGAAGCTTTAGAGACTAAAGAGATACAAAAAGTTCATACTCCTAATTGTAAAACAATTGAAGAGGTAAGTAACTTTTTAAATATTGATGCATACTATTCAATAAAAGCAGTAATCAAAAAAGCGATGTATGAAAACTCTTCTGAAGTAGTTGTATTTTTTGTAAGAGGAACTGATGAGTTAGAAGAGACTAAAGCTTGTAATGCTGTTGAAGCATTGGAGTTATTAGATGCAACACCTGAAGATTTACAAAGTGCTAACTTAGTTGGTGGTTATTGTGGTGTTATTGATTTACCAAAAGATATTAAAGTAGTAGTTGATAATGAATTAAAAGATGATAATAATGTAGTTTGTGGTGCTAATGAAGAAGAGTATCATTTAACTGGTGTTGATTTAACTTCATTAGATTTAACTTTTAAAGATTTGATTTTAGTACAAGAGGGTGATTCTTGTCCTCATTGTGATGGAAAATTATCTTATACTAAAGGTATTGAAGCAGGTCATATTTTCCAACTTGGAACAAAATATTCAAGTGCTATGAATGCAACATTTTTAGATGGAAATGGAAAATCTCAACCTTTTATCATGGGATGTTATGGAATTGGTGTTAGTAGATTAGTAGCAGCAGTCATTGAGCAAAACCATGATGAAAAAGGGTGTATTTGGACTAAGCCAACTGCTCCATTTATGGTTGATATTATTGTTTCAAATGCTAAAAAAGAAGATGAGTTAGAAGTTGGTGAAAAGATTTATAACTCTTTAAAAGAAAATCAAATAGAAACAATACTAGATGATAGAAAAAATGCTAGATTTGGTTTCAAAATGGGTGATTTTGAACTTATTGGATTCCCTTATGCTGTTGTTATTGGTAAAAAATTAAAAGAGGGAATGGTTGAAATAGTTAATAGAAAAACATTAGAAAAAATTGATGTATCTATTGATGAGGTAGTACCAAAGTTAATTGAACTTATAAAATAA